The nucleotide window ATGGTGCGGGCCGAACCTTTCAGCTGCCCTGTGGATATTTTGCTAATAAAAGAAGGGATGTTGATATCAGTTGGACAGGCTTTTATACAAGGTGCATCGTAACAGTACAGACAGCGGTTTGACTCCTCCATCGCTTCCTTGCCTGTCATGGCGGGTTTCATCTCGGCAAACCGACTCTCCCACCCATAATCGGATAACGTTGTTCCTGAGCTGTTCATCAATGTCATGCACCTCCTGAAGTTTGATCCGGACTAGCTTCCAGCTACGTTCACAGGCTAACCAGATGTTCGTACGTTTCCGGCCTGCGATCGCGGTAGAACTGCCACACATTACGCACCTCACGAATCATCTCCGTATCCATCTCGCCAATAACGACCTCATCCTGATCCCGGCTGCCGATCGCTACCATTCTGCCTCGCGGGTCGACCAGGTACGACTGTCCATAAAATTCACCCATATTCCATGGCGCTTCCACGCCGACCCGGTTGATAGCTGCAACATAATAGCCGTTAGCTACCGCATGAGCAGGCTGTTCCAGTTTCCACAGATATTCCGATGTACCCGCAACCGTAGCGGACGGATTAAACACAATCTCTGCCCCCGCGAGCCCAAGCAATCGAGCCCCTTCCGGAAAATGACGATCATAACAGATGTACACGCCGACTCTGGCGTAGGCCGTATCAAATACCGGAAACCCGAGGTTACCTGGTTTGAAATAATACTTTTCCCAGAATCCATTTGTACCCTCACCTGCTTCCACATGTGGGATATGATGTTTGCGATATTTGCCCAGATACGTACCATCTGCATCAATGACAGCTGCCGTATTGTAATACGAAGCAATGCCCTCCACCTCGTACACGGGTAAAATAATCACTACCGCAAGCTCCTTCGCCAGTTCCTGAAAACGTCTGGTCGTTGGCCCTTCCGGCACAGGTTCAGCGGATGTATACCATTTGGGATTCTGCTCTGTACAAAAGTAAGGCCCATAGAATACTTCCTGCAATCCGATGATCTTGGCGCCTCTTGCAGCCGCTTCACGGACCAGCGCAATGTGCTTCTGAACTGCAGCCTCTTTGTGCACCTCAACGGGAGCCGAACCTTCGATTTCATGAGAAGCCTGGATTAATCCGATGCTGATTTTGCCCATACGTCATAACGCCTCCTCAGTTAAAATGATTGGTTGGTTCATTCCACTGCACATCCTCCGAATGGTGCGATATAACACTTCCGTGCCCAGTCCAATATCCTCCGGGGAGGAATATTCGCTGGGATGATGACTGATACCGTCCTTGCTGCGGACAAAGATCATGCCATAATCACACACAAGCGAAAGGGCCAATGCATCATGGAACGGACCACTCATCAGTTCTGGCAAAGTAATCCCGATCTCTTTCGCGGATGAACGAATCACCGACATGATCGGCTCTGCACAATACCTCGGCTCACTATTCGTATCCTCTGTCAGCGAGTAAGTTAGACCATATCGGGAACTCATGTCATCCAACATATTCATCAATCGGGCTTCAAGCCGGTTCCTGCGCTCCATCTCCATGTCTCGTAAATCCACCGTGAAACTGACTTCCTCCGGGATGATGTTACGCGAGTCTGGAAACACCCTCAGACTTCCCACCGTACCTACGGTTGGGGCTTCCGGGTCTTCTCTCACCATGTCGTCAAAAGCCGCAATGACTTTGGCGCTGCCTACCAAAGCATCATGCCGCATCCCCATGGGAACGGAACCAGCATGACCGGCCATGCCTTTCATCGTCACCGTAAGCCACAGCGGGCCCGATATGCCCGTCACCAGACCTACTGGTGCATTCATCGCTTCCAGCACCGGCCCCTGCTCAATGTGCAACTCCAGATAACTGCCTATGGAACCTGGCGGATAGATCGCCTCTTCAAAATCCGAAGGAGAACAGCCAAAGGCTTCCAGCGCCTCCCGACGGGTCACTCCGTTTTTATCCTGCCGCTCCAGTTCGCCTTCTTCCAACTGACCAGTTATGCCACGTGAGCCGAACAGGCCTTTGTTAAAACGTGAACCCTCTTCATCGCAAAAGGCAATTATCTCTATCGGCATACGGGGCTGTATGCCATTTTCGATCAGGCATTGCACCGCTTCGAGCGCGCCGAGCACGCCAATTGCTCCATCATATCGACCGCCGTACGGCTGAGAGTCGATGTGGGAACCAATCATGAGGATCGGCAGCGCCTGATCCTCCCCTTCCAGACGACCAATCAGATTGCCGAAGGGATCGAGTCGAGTCGTCAGACCGGCCTTTTCCATCCAAAGACGAACTTGTATGATGCCGTCCATATCTTCCGGGGTCAGGGCAAGTCGGCAGACACCCGTCTCCGCGATTCGGCCAATGCGTGACAACTGCTCAATTCGCTCATTCAGCCGAAGCTGATTAATGAGTTTGCCTGTTGTGGTCTGCATCCTGCCTCGCCTCCTTTTGTGTTATCCATCTATGGCAACTAACCTGCGTCCAGACTACGGAGTGCAACGAGCAAACTTCCAGCGATCAGATCCAGCTCTTCCTCGGTGGTGACAAATGGTGGGGAAATCGTCAAAATATTTGCAAACCCCGGTACGGTATCACCGTTCTTGCCAATCAGGATGCCGTCCCTTTTACAACTGGCGAGTACCTTCATTACTTTATCCGCCTCCGCAGGAGATCCGTCTGCTTCAATCAACTCCACCCCACAGGCGAATCCGAACGAACGGATATCCCCCACAATGGACAGCTCCAGCAAAGGTTCCAGCTTCTCACGAAGCAGATATCCCAGTTCTTCCGCCCGGCTGACCAGATTCTCTCGTTCCAGAATCTCCAGATTCGCCAGTGCCACCCGACAGGACACCGGATTTCCGCCAAATGTATTCACATGCCGAAAGTGTGCATCCGGGCCGGGTTCCCGGAACGTGTCATACAGATCGGCTCGCACGGCCGTTGCTGATAGTGGCGAATACGCACTGGTCATGCCTTTTGCCATCGTCACAATATCAGGCTGTACGCCATAGTTCTGATGACCAAACTTCTGCCCAGAGCGGCCAAAACCACAGATGACCTCATCGACAATGAGCAACACGCCATAGCGCTGACAGATCTCTTGCACGGTACGCATATAATCCAGCGGGGGCACAATCATACCGCCCCCCGTGATCACCGGCTCCATAATTACTGCGGCAACTGTCTCGGGACCTTCCCAACGAATCACCTCTTCATAGATGGTTGCACATTCGAGTCCGCATCCATCCTTGTTTCGTCCAAACGGACAGCGGTAACAATACGGTGGTGGAACATGAGAGAAACCTACGCCGAGCGGCTCGTATTTGATCTTGCGGGCGGCTTGCCCGGTGGCGCCCAGCGCTCCCATGGAGTTGCCGTGATACGCACGGTGACGGGAGATGAATTTGTGCCGAGTAGGCTCACCATTCTGATGGTGGTACTGACGGGCTATTTTGAAAGCCACCTCATTCGCATCTGAACCCGAGTTGGAGAAGAATATTCGATACTCCCCATCCAGCCAATCATTCAGCTTCTCCGCCAGCAAAATCGCCGGTTCGTGACTCTGCGTCATCGGTACATAAGCGAGTGCTTTCATCTGTTCGTAGGCACTTCTCGCAATCTCCTCACGGCCATGCCCCACATTCACACACCACAGTCCCGACATCGCATCCAGATAACGCGTACCATCCTGATCGGTAATCCAACTGCCCTCTCCACTTACTGCAATCATCGGATGATCGTTATGAGGCGAGATGTGATGCCACACGTATTTGCGATCCTTCTCCAGCCATTCTTCCTTCGTACCGCCAAGCGGCTGCGGCTGCTGATCCACAGAACTCATTCGTCATCCTCCTCCACACGCTTATTTCACCGCTTCTTCATAGATGCTTTTCTCCAGCGCTTCATCCAGGTTGGCGGCTTTTTTGATTAGGCCATAGTTCAGTGCAATATCCGCAGTTCGGGAAAAAGACTCATCCACAAAGCTACCGACTTGCTGCTCCGTAAATCCTTCCGGGCGAATTAGCTTCGCAATCTCTTCCAGCATCGTTACCTGATGCTCACGAGTGGTACTGCCATCCGTCACATTACTCATCACGATATCCACCGTCTCATCCTGTTCATCTATGGCGTAGTTCCAGCCTTTCAAAATGGCACGGGTTACTTTGACCGCAAGCTCACGGTTGCTGTCTACCCAATCCTTCTTGGCAATCAGCGTATCCTCCAGCATGCCAACACCGGCATCTTCAATGTTGAACACATCCAGATCGGACTCTTTCGTTCCACTTTCCAGCACAACGTGGTATTCGTTATAGATCGTCGCCGTAGCTACATCCACCTGATCGTTGAAAAACTGATCCATCGTGAACCCCTGCTTCACCAGTTCAATATCTTTCTTCGGATCGAGTCCATTCTTCTCCATGAACGCGAGCACCTGAAACTGCTGACTGCCGAACCAGGTACTGACCTTCTTGCCTTTCATCTGAGCCGGATCAGTAATGCCTAGGGACTTCTTGGCGATCAAGCGATAACTACTCTTCTGCGAGATCTGGGCGAGCGACACGAGCGGCAGACCATTATCCCGGCTGACTAACAGACTGTCTACTCCCGTGATTCCCACATCTGCCGCACCATTGACCACCTGCTGCTCAATCACGATATCCGGACCACCCGGAATAATCTCGGCATCAATGCCTTCATCTGCAAAAAAACCTTTTTCCTTCGCTGCATAGATCCCGGCAAACTGCGCCTGCGGCACCCATTTCAGTTGAATCTTCACTTTGGTTAAGGGTTTATCCGCCTCTCCCGATTCTCCTGAACCTACAACAACTGGCTGTGCCGCCGGCTCGGACTTCGTAGAACATGCGCTCAGAACCGTAACCACCAACATAACCATGACCAGCAGACCCAACTTCAACGTTTTGTACATGGACAGAACAACCCCCTGTGTATATACGATTTTTCAATCAGGTAGTGTGAGGCTCTACTTCACCAGCTCTATCAATCTATGGTTGCTATCCTGATGTACGTTATGGTTCTGTGCGTGCACGGTTCCACGGAATGAGTCGCTTTTCTGCCAGGACAACCGCTTCATACAACACAATGCCGAGCGCGGCGGCGATGACAATGCAGGACCAGGCCAAGGGCATGTTCGCCAGTCGAATCTGATCCGAGAGCAGGTACCCTAGACCCTGGGAGGCGATGAAAAATTCACCCACAATGGCCCCGATAATACTGGTCGACATATTGATCTTCAGACCGGCAAAGAGGGAAGGCAGGGCATGAGGCAGTCTCAGCTTCCAAAAAAACTGCATCCTGCTCGCAGCAAGGCCACTCAGCAAATCACTGTACTGCGGCTGAATGGAAGTCAGTCCTTTGAACAGGCTGACTGCCATTGCTGCCATCGTAATCACCGTGACGACAGCAATACGCGACCAGATCCCGTCACCGAACCAATTGTTCATAATCGGGGCTAGGGCCACGATGGGAACGGCGTTCAGTGCCGACAAAACCGTAACCGCCGCCCTGCCGCTTGTTGGGAAAAACGATGCACCTGCCGCCGCCAGAGCACCCAACAGGGAACCGAGCAAGAAACCACCCAGCATTTCGGTTCCGCTGTACATCGCATATCGAAAGAGCATATTGGCATTTTCCTGAATGGATGCTGCAATCGCGGAAGGCACAGGCAGTTGGTAGCTTTCCAGCGAGAATATCCAATGAAACAACCTGAGCTGCCAGAGGGCGAGAAACACCACACCCGCACCCCAAGGAAGCATGCTCAGTGCAATCGAGCGCCCGCGAACGCCAGTGCCCGGTCTGGCCTTTCCGGCTTGTCCCCGTTGTCCATGGATTTCCGATCCGGGAGCAGCTGCCATCTGTGAACCCGTGAGGGTCGTAGCCGCACCAGTTACAGCAGCAATCGTCACACCTTCATCACTTTTCCGGCTCAACACTCTACCTTCACTCATGTGGCTTGACCTCCTTTGGCCCTGAATTCAGGCTGCCAGGGAGTTAACCAACGTTCAGCCAGGCTGATGGCCAGATATGAGATCAGGCCAATGCCAATGCTAAGCATGATGGTGGCCCAGAACATGCCAACTTGGGCATGGCCGTAATATAACGAACTGACCATCAGGACGCCGAGTCCGTCGGGAGCCCCCATCAATTCCACAACGATGGAGGAAGTCACCGCCAGCGGAGCAGCTATTTTCATGCCGGAAAATAGTCCCGGCAGTGCTGAGGGCAGCAGACATTTGATATAACGCGCAGTCAGTGAAGCTCCACAGGAACGCATAAGCTCCAGATGCTCTGGTGCTGCACTTTTCAATCCTTTCAACGTATGGATGATGATCGGGAAGAAGGTGACATACGCCGCCATAACAATCCGCGCCCACTCCGCATTGTGGATGATGCCGTACACAATTGGTGCGAGACCGATGACCGGAACCATCTGTGAGGAGACTACATAGGGCGATAACGTGCGCTCCAGCCATACAGCCCCACTCATGAGTAGAGCCAGACCTAGACCAAGCAGCATTCCCCCCGCAAAACCAATGGCTGCATTGCCAAAGGTGACAGCCCCCTGCTCTGCCAGCGTACCCGAGTAGCGAAACAAGGCTGCAAGAACATCATGCAGATATGGAAGGCGAGATGCCGCCTGTTGAGGTGACAGGAACAATTGGAGCATCCAGGCGGCTGCTTCCCACAGTACCAATACCGCTATAATCCAGATGACAACCCAGGAACGATAACCCGGTTTAAAGAATCGCAGGGACATGAGATTCATCACGCTCCTCATAGAAGCAATTGCGGATGGTCGTAATCATGTGGTAGAAAGCTTCCGTTTCTCTCAGTTCACTATGACGTTCGGAAGGCAGGTTGACGGAATGAATGGAATGCACCTGTCCTGGATGCGCCGAGAGCACGATGATTCGATCGGACAGAAATACGGCTTCGGGGATGCTGTGTGTGACAAAGAGGAAGGTCTTGCCTGTCGAGCGCTTGATCTCAAGTAGCTCTAATTGAAGCTTTTCTTTGGTGAATTCATCTAGGGCTGAAAAGGGTTCATCCATGAGCAGCAATGGCGGATCAAGCGCAAGGGCACGTGCAATGGATACACGTTGCTGCATCCCTCCACTGAGCTGCCATGGATAATGGTCGGCGAAGCGGGTTAGCCCTACCATTTCAAGCAGCTCACCGCTAATGCGGCGGCACTCCTTCCGGCGGGTACCGAGCAGCTCCAAGGGCAATTCCACATTGTGACGAACGGTGCGCCAATCGAACAAGGCGGGTGTCTGGAAGACGATGCCGAACTGCCGCTGTAGCCGGGCCCGCTCAGGCTCCTGGCCTGCGATGCGAACGGCTCCTGAGGTAGGCTGAAGTAGATCACCCACCAGCCGGAGCAAGGTCGACTTGCCACAGCCGGAAGGGCCCAGCAGGGAGACAAACTCATTAGACTGAATCTGGAAAGTAACATCCGACAAGGCAGTGACTTGTTGTGACCCTGTGCCGAAGACAACGGACACATGATCTACATCAATATGACAGGCTTCGGGGACTGTAGCTGAGGATATGGAGGACATGGGCATTCTCCTTTGTGGAAAGTTGTTTTCATTGCACACCAAGGCTGAATGGGAGGTTTATATACACGAACGTAACAGGTTTTGCTTGTTAGATAATACTATATCGCTTTGAGCGGGGATTACATTATACAGTGTGTTTTGAGTATGGGCCTGTTCATGTTACACAATGTAAAATGAGAGGAATTCTCATAGACATCCATGTAAGTTTCCTTGATAGATAGCTAACATGAATTTCACCTAACAACAAACGCACGATCATTTGTATTTATTGAATAAATATTCGGAAAATATGACATATGCCCTCGTATTCTTGTTCGTTTTCTTGTATAAAGATTGAATAGACGTACAAGGACTTCCACCACCACGTGAGTCACGGCTCCTGAATGATGAAGGCGGTACCATTATTCCGGATCAACCACTACGCAGGAGTGTCCATAGATCAGTAGAACGAAGCTTTCAAATCCAGAAATCGGGGTGGTCATGATGTTTGATTGGCTGGGATGGAGAAAAGGATTGCCGCTGTGGCGATCGTATCGGTTGAACGCACATATGAAGGAAGATGTGGAACAGATTTTTGAGGGGATTGCCGAAACGAGACGGCAGCTCATGATGGACTGGACTGATGAACAATGGAATCACCTGGATCGTTTACTTCATCAAATACAGTCCGTTCGACCACAAGATGTACTGCCAGGT belongs to Paenibacillus sp. FSL H8-0079 and includes:
- a CDS encoding ABC transporter ATP-binding protein yields the protein MSSISSATVPEACHIDVDHVSVVFGTGSQQVTALSDVTFQIQSNEFVSLLGPSGCGKSTLLRLVGDLLQPTSGAVRIAGQEPERARLQRQFGIVFQTPALFDWRTVRHNVELPLELLGTRRKECRRISGELLEMVGLTRFADHYPWQLSGGMQQRVSIARALALDPPLLLMDEPFSALDEFTKEKLQLELLEIKRSTGKTFLFVTHSIPEAVFLSDRIIVLSAHPGQVHSIHSVNLPSERHSELRETEAFYHMITTIRNCFYEERDESHVPAIL
- a CDS encoding ABC transporter substrate-binding protein, which produces MYKTLKLGLLVMVMLVVTVLSACSTKSEPAAQPVVVGSGESGEADKPLTKVKIQLKWVPQAQFAGIYAAKEKGFFADEGIDAEIIPGGPDIVIEQQVVNGAADVGITGVDSLLVSRDNGLPLVSLAQISQKSSYRLIAKKSLGITDPAQMKGKKVSTWFGSQQFQVLAFMEKNGLDPKKDIELVKQGFTMDQFFNDQVDVATATIYNEYHVVLESGTKESDLDVFNIEDAGVGMLEDTLIAKKDWVDSNRELAVKVTRAILKGWNYAIDEQDETVDIVMSNVTDGSTTREHQVTMLEEIAKLIRPEGFTEQQVGSFVDESFSRTADIALNYGLIKKAANLDEALEKSIYEEAVK
- a CDS encoding ABC transporter permease subunit, producing MSLRFFKPGYRSWVVIWIIAVLVLWEAAAWMLQLFLSPQQAASRLPYLHDVLAALFRYSGTLAEQGAVTFGNAAIGFAGGMLLGLGLALLMSGAVWLERTLSPYVVSSQMVPVIGLAPIVYGIIHNAEWARIVMAAYVTFFPIIIHTLKGLKSAAPEHLELMRSCGASLTARYIKCLLPSALPGLFSGMKIAAPLAVTSSIVVELMGAPDGLGVLMVSSLYYGHAQVGMFWATIMLSIGIGLISYLAISLAERWLTPWQPEFRAKGGQAT
- a CDS encoding nitrilase-related carbon-nitrogen hydrolase, which produces MGKISIGLIQASHEIEGSAPVEVHKEAAVQKHIALVREAAARGAKIIGLQEVFYGPYFCTEQNPKWYTSAEPVPEGPTTRRFQELAKELAVVIILPVYEVEGIASYYNTAAVIDADGTYLGKYRKHHIPHVEAGEGTNGFWEKYYFKPGNLGFPVFDTAYARVGVYICYDRHFPEGARLLGLAGAEIVFNPSATVAGTSEYLWKLEQPAHAVANGYYVAAINRVGVEAPWNMGEFYGQSYLVDPRGRMVAIGSRDQDEVVIGEMDTEMIREVRNVWQFYRDRRPETYEHLVSL
- a CDS encoding M20 family metallo-hydrolase, whose amino-acid sequence is MQTTTGKLINQLRLNERIEQLSRIGRIAETGVCRLALTPEDMDGIIQVRLWMEKAGLTTRLDPFGNLIGRLEGEDQALPILMIGSHIDSQPYGGRYDGAIGVLGALEAVQCLIENGIQPRMPIEIIAFCDEEGSRFNKGLFGSRGITGQLEEGELERQDKNGVTRREALEAFGCSPSDFEEAIYPPGSIGSYLELHIEQGPVLEAMNAPVGLVTGISGPLWLTVTMKGMAGHAGSVPMGMRHDALVGSAKVIAAFDDMVREDPEAPTVGTVGSLRVFPDSRNIIPEEVSFTVDLRDMEMERRNRLEARLMNMLDDMSSRYGLTYSLTEDTNSEPRYCAEPIMSVIRSSAKEIGITLPELMSGPFHDALALSLVCDYGMIFVRSKDGISHHPSEYSSPEDIGLGTEVLYRTIRRMCSGMNQPIILTEEAL
- a CDS encoding ABC transporter permease produces the protein MSEGRVLSRKSDEGVTIAAVTGAATTLTGSQMAAAPGSEIHGQRGQAGKARPGTGVRGRSIALSMLPWGAGVVFLALWQLRLFHWIFSLESYQLPVPSAIAASIQENANMLFRYAMYSGTEMLGGFLLGSLLGALAAAGASFFPTSGRAAVTVLSALNAVPIVALAPIMNNWFGDGIWSRIAVVTVITMAAMAVSLFKGLTSIQPQYSDLLSGLAASRMQFFWKLRLPHALPSLFAGLKINMSTSIIGAIVGEFFIASQGLGYLLSDQIRLANMPLAWSCIVIAAALGIVLYEAVVLAEKRLIPWNRARTEP
- a CDS encoding aspartate aminotransferase family protein gives rise to the protein MSSVDQQPQPLGGTKEEWLEKDRKYVWHHISPHNDHPMIAVSGEGSWITDQDGTRYLDAMSGLWCVNVGHGREEIARSAYEQMKALAYVPMTQSHEPAILLAEKLNDWLDGEYRIFFSNSGSDANEVAFKIARQYHHQNGEPTRHKFISRHRAYHGNSMGALGATGQAARKIKYEPLGVGFSHVPPPYCYRCPFGRNKDGCGLECATIYEEVIRWEGPETVAAVIMEPVITGGGMIVPPLDYMRTVQEICQRYGVLLIVDEVICGFGRSGQKFGHQNYGVQPDIVTMAKGMTSAYSPLSATAVRADLYDTFREPGPDAHFRHVNTFGGNPVSCRVALANLEILERENLVSRAEELGYLLREKLEPLLELSIVGDIRSFGFACGVELIEADGSPAEADKVMKVLASCKRDGILIGKNGDTVPGFANILTISPPFVTTEEELDLIAGSLLVALRSLDAG